A part of Paenibacillus sp. sptzw28 genomic DNA contains:
- the wecB gene encoding non-hydrolyzing UDP-N-acetylglucosamine 2-epimerase produces the protein MAKLKVMTIFGTRPEAVKMAPLVLELQKHPEEIESVVCVTAQHRQMLDQVLDFFKIEPAYDLNVMKERQTLTETTVRVLEGLEPILRESKPDIVLVHGDTQTTFLASYASFLQQIQVGHVEAGLRTWNKMSPYPEEMNRQLAGVLSDVHFAPTAWSANNLRKENKLDTSVYITGNTATDVFQYTVDKSFSHPVIEWAKGKRMILMTAHRREALGEPHRNIFRAVKRIADEFEDVAVVYAVHMNPAVREPADEILGGHPRIKLIEPLDVFEFHNFYPHAHMIMTDSGGLQEEAPSFGVPTLVLRDTTERPEGIEAGTLELVGTDEAVVYDRARALLTDTALYERMSQAANPYGDGQASVRIVQAILHHFGRRDERPEAFTQRS, from the coding sequence TTGGCTAAACTGAAGGTAATGACCATTTTCGGCACACGGCCGGAAGCCGTCAAGATGGCGCCGCTCGTACTGGAGCTGCAAAAGCATCCGGAAGAAATTGAATCCGTGGTTTGCGTTACGGCTCAGCATCGGCAGATGCTTGACCAGGTACTCGACTTCTTTAAAATTGAACCGGCTTACGACCTTAACGTCATGAAGGAGCGTCAAACGTTAACTGAGACTACGGTTCGCGTGCTTGAAGGGCTTGAGCCTATCCTCCGCGAATCAAAGCCCGATATCGTGCTCGTTCACGGCGACACGCAAACGACCTTCCTTGCCAGCTATGCGTCGTTCTTACAGCAGATACAGGTAGGGCATGTCGAAGCAGGCCTTCGCACCTGGAACAAGATGTCGCCTTACCCTGAGGAAATGAACCGGCAGCTTGCCGGCGTCCTCTCCGATGTGCATTTCGCCCCGACGGCTTGGTCGGCAAACAACCTGCGCAAGGAGAATAAACTTGATACATCTGTTTATATCACGGGTAATACAGCTACGGATGTGTTCCAATACACGGTGGATAAATCGTTCTCGCATCCGGTGATAGAGTGGGCGAAGGGAAAACGGATGATACTTATGACGGCGCACCGCCGCGAAGCGCTTGGCGAGCCTCACCGCAACATCTTCCGTGCCGTAAAGCGCATTGCCGACGAATTCGAGGATGTAGCGGTCGTCTATGCAGTTCACATGAATCCAGCCGTCCGCGAACCGGCTGACGAAATTCTGGGCGGACATCCGCGAATCAAGCTGATTGAACCGCTTGATGTGTTCGAATTTCATAATTTTTATCCGCATGCGCATATGATCATGACGGACTCCGGAGGGCTCCAGGAAGAGGCCCCCTCCTTCGGTGTTCCGACATTGGTGCTCCGCGATACGACAGAGCGGCCCGAAGGCATAGAAGCGGGGACGCTTGAGCTCGTTGGAACCGATGAAGCGGTAGTGTATGACCGGGCGCGGGCTCTGCTGACCGACACCGCCCTGTATGAACGGATGAGTCAAGCGGCGAATCCTTACGGCGACGGACAAGCATCGGTTCGAATCGTGCAGGCGATTCTGCATCATTTTGGCAGACGGGACGAGCGTCCCGAGGCGTTCACACAACGTTCATAG
- the glyA gene encoding serine hydroxymethyltransferase: MEHLRKQDPELVKALGLELQRQRDNIELIASENIVSEAVLEAMGTVLTNKYAEGYPGKRYYGGCEHVDIAEDIARNRAKELFGAEHANVQPHSGAQANMAVYLAALKPGDTVLGMNLAHGGHLTHGSPVNASGILYNFVAYGVNENTFTIDYEEVRKAAFKHRPRMIVAGASAYPRTIDFEKLGQIANDIGALFMVDMAHIAGLVAAGLHPNPVPHAHFVTTTTHKTLRGPRGGLILCRQPWAQAIDKAVFPGSQGGPLMHIIAAKAVAFGEALEPSFKTYAQNVIDNAKALSDSLTAQGINLVSGGTDNHLMLIDLRNLNITGKDAEHVLDSVQITVNKNAIPFDPTSPFITSGIRIGTPAATSRGMGADAMKTIGEVIAMTLKNPKDEAVLAKARGMVSDLTSQYPLYPELTY; encoded by the coding sequence ATGGAACATTTACGCAAGCAAGATCCCGAACTGGTAAAGGCGCTTGGACTTGAGCTGCAGCGTCAGCGCGACAACATCGAGCTTATCGCATCGGAGAACATTGTTTCCGAGGCTGTGCTTGAAGCAATGGGTACGGTGCTGACGAACAAATATGCCGAAGGATATCCGGGCAAGCGCTACTACGGCGGCTGCGAGCATGTCGATATCGCCGAGGATATCGCGCGCAACCGTGCGAAGGAATTGTTCGGCGCGGAGCATGCCAACGTGCAGCCGCACTCCGGCGCTCAGGCCAATATGGCCGTTTACCTGGCTGCACTGAAGCCGGGTGATACCGTACTCGGAATGAATCTGGCTCACGGCGGCCACTTGACGCACGGAAGTCCGGTTAACGCTTCGGGTATTCTGTACAACTTCGTTGCTTACGGCGTTAACGAGAACACCTTCACCATCGATTACGAAGAAGTGCGTAAAGCGGCCTTCAAGCATCGTCCACGCATGATCGTGGCAGGCGCATCCGCGTATCCCCGCACGATCGATTTCGAGAAGCTCGGACAAATCGCTAATGATATCGGCGCGCTGTTCATGGTCGATATGGCACATATCGCCGGCCTTGTTGCCGCCGGGCTCCATCCGAATCCGGTGCCGCATGCTCACTTCGTGACGACGACGACGCACAAAACGCTTCGCGGACCGCGCGGCGGCTTGATCCTCTGCCGTCAGCCATGGGCGCAAGCTATTGATAAAGCGGTGTTCCCAGGCTCCCAGGGCGGACCGCTCATGCACATCATCGCGGCCAAAGCGGTCGCTTTCGGCGAAGCGCTGGAACCATCGTTCAAGACCTATGCGCAGAACGTGATCGACAATGCCAAAGCGCTCTCCGATTCACTGACGGCGCAAGGAATCAATCTCGTTTCCGGCGGAACGGACAATCATTTGATGCTGATTGACCTGCGCAACCTGAACATAACCGGTAAAGATGCTGAGCATGTGCTCGATTCCGTCCAAATTACCGTGAACAAAAACGCGATCCCATTCGATCCGACAAGTCCGTTCATCACAAGCGGAATCCGGATCGGAACGCCTGCGGCGACATCGCGCGGTATGGGTGCGGATGCAATGAAGACCATTGGCGAAGTTATTGCAATGACGCTCAAGAACCCGAAAGACGAAGCGGTGCTGGCCAAAGCCCGCGGCATGGTCAGCGACCTGACCTCGCAGTACCCGCTTTATCCTGAACTGACCTACTAA
- the atpB gene encoding F0F1 ATP synthase subunit A has translation MHIFPIVDVGGFHIDISAWIAIIVSCLVVFILARAAVSNLSVHNPSKLQNFMEWVVEFVHNTISSTMPLSKAKHYINLGLTLIMFIFVSNLLGLPFGVITEHHEKFEIAGSVIVSEQELVKDGGHAHIAWWKSPTADLSVTAGLALIVFLMIHTLGLMLNRKHYLKHYFEPFWFFFPLNVLKELSKPLTLALRLYANIFAGEVLISTILMLHVVGIPLLVVWQGFSLFVGAIQAFLFTILTMVYISQATVHEEDH, from the coding sequence ATGCATATATTTCCGATAGTAGATGTCGGAGGATTTCACATCGATATCTCCGCTTGGATCGCTATCATCGTTTCATGCTTGGTCGTCTTTATTTTGGCGAGAGCGGCAGTAAGTAATTTATCGGTACACAACCCCTCTAAGCTGCAAAATTTTATGGAATGGGTCGTAGAATTCGTTCACAACACAATCTCCAGTACGATGCCGCTAAGCAAAGCGAAGCATTACATTAACTTGGGATTAACCCTCATCATGTTCATTTTTGTATCAAATCTTTTGGGACTTCCATTCGGTGTGATAACAGAGCATCATGAGAAGTTTGAGATTGCAGGGAGTGTAATCGTTTCCGAACAGGAGTTGGTTAAGGACGGAGGCCATGCGCACATCGCTTGGTGGAAGTCACCGACTGCTGATCTGTCTGTTACGGCGGGACTTGCGTTAATCGTTTTTCTGATGATTCATACGCTTGGTCTAATGCTGAACAGAAAGCATTATCTCAAACATTATTTTGAACCGTTCTGGTTCTTCTTCCCGCTTAACGTGCTGAAGGAGTTATCGAAACCGCTCACGCTTGCGCTGCGTTTATACGCGAACATCTTTGCGGGCGAGGTACTGATTTCAACAATTTTGATGCTTCATGTAGTAGGCATTCCATTGCTTGTCGTCTGGCAGGGATTCAGTTTGTTTGTCGGCGCGATACAGGCGTTCTTGTTTACAATATTGACTATGGTGTATATCTCTCAAGCCACCGTGCATGAAGAGGACCACTAA
- a CDS encoding F0F1 ATP synthase subunit delta, with translation MSRGSVVAKRYAKALFEIAKQNNAISDVEQELRIVVEALTKDAGIIKFLSFPNIETSQKVALIKGALSDKVSVMVLGTLELLISRGRHGVIGDVYEAYTKVAGEALGQARATVYTAKLLTAEELTKVEAQFGAIAGKKIVAEQIVEPALLGGVQVRIGDRLYDGSLQGKLSRLEKSLKTQAF, from the coding sequence ATGAGCCGCGGCAGCGTTGTAGCGAAGCGCTACGCCAAGGCATTGTTCGAAATTGCGAAACAGAATAATGCAATTTCCGATGTCGAGCAGGAGCTGAGAATCGTCGTAGAGGCGCTTACGAAAGATGCGGGGATCATTAAGTTCTTAAGCTTTCCGAACATTGAGACATCGCAGAAAGTTGCTCTCATTAAAGGCGCATTATCCGATAAAGTGTCGGTTATGGTTCTGGGCACGTTGGAGCTTCTTATCTCGCGCGGCCGTCATGGCGTGATCGGCGACGTATACGAAGCTTACACAAAGGTAGCGGGAGAAGCGCTTGGTCAAGCACGTGCAACCGTGTATACCGCCAAATTATTGACAGCTGAAGAGCTGACAAAGGTTGAAGCGCAGTTCGGTGCTATCGCAGGAAAGAAAATCGTTGCGGAACAAATCGTGGAACCGGCTCTGCTCGGCGGTGTGCAGGTGCGCATTGGCGACCGTCTGTATGACGGAAGCCTGCAGGGTAAGCTTTCACGTCTGGAAAAATCATTGAAAACTCAAGCATTCTAG
- a CDS encoding ATP synthase subunit I → MNEIFKKAMRSAFYMMSLCVVAWVFFPSLKTIAAGIVLGCAASLFNGMLLLRRVEFIGQAVAGTGVRKMGLGLAGRLSTVLLVVMIAHKFPGHLDVAATLSSAFYVQIAAFLITAVTYSKRYRGKG, encoded by the coding sequence ATGAATGAGATCTTTAAGAAAGCAATGCGATCGGCTTTTTATATGATGTCACTCTGTGTGGTGGCATGGGTATTCTTTCCTTCCTTAAAGACGATTGCGGCCGGAATTGTGCTAGGCTGTGCTGCCAGTCTCTTCAATGGAATGTTACTGCTTCGGCGAGTTGAATTTATTGGTCAAGCGGTGGCTGGTACCGGGGTAAGAAAGATGGGCCTCGGATTGGCAGGAAGACTCTCTACCGTACTGTTAGTCGTCATGATTGCACACAAGTTTCCCGGGCATCTGGATGTAGCAGCTACATTATCTTCAGCTTTTTATGTACAGATAGCGGCTTTTCTGATTACGGCAGTAACCTATTCAAAGCGGTACCGCGGAAAGGGGTGA
- the atpA gene encoding F0F1 ATP synthase subunit alpha — MSIRPDEISTLIKQQIEQFKSEIQVVDVGTVIQVGDGIARVHGLENAMAGELLEFSNGVIGMALNLEESNVGVVIMGPYTDIREGDQVKRTGRIMEVPVGEELLGRVVNAIGQPVDGNGPINTTKARPIESPAPGVMARKSVFEPMQTGIKAIDAMIPIGRGQRELIIGDRQTGKTQIAIDTIVNQKGNGVICIYVAIGQKQSTVRGVVESLRKQGALDYTIIVTASASEPSPLLYIAPYTGCSMGEYFMYNGKHVLVIYDDLSKQAAAYRELSLLLRRPPGREAYPGDVFYLHSRLLERAAKLNDELGGGSLTALPFIETQAGDISAYIPTNVISITDGQIFLESDLFYSGQRPAVNVGNSVSRVGSSAQIKAMKKVAGTLKLDLAQYRELAAFAQFGSDLDKVTQSRLNRGERTLEILKQGVNQPLPVERQVVSLYTVTKGHVDDIPVQDIRRFEAEFLAYVDANKPEVFTSIRDTKDLTSDNEKVLVEAINTFKKGFAVSA, encoded by the coding sequence TTGAGTATCAGACCTGATGAAATCAGCACGCTGATTAAACAACAGATCGAACAATTTAAATCCGAGATTCAAGTCGTTGATGTCGGTACGGTCATCCAAGTCGGTGACGGTATTGCTCGCGTTCATGGGCTCGAAAATGCAATGGCGGGCGAACTGCTCGAATTTTCAAACGGCGTCATAGGCATGGCCCTCAACCTTGAGGAAAGCAATGTCGGTGTAGTTATTATGGGACCATACACGGATATTCGTGAAGGCGACCAAGTGAAAAGAACCGGCCGCATCATGGAAGTACCGGTCGGCGAAGAACTGCTTGGCCGCGTCGTTAACGCGATCGGGCAGCCGGTCGACGGCAACGGCCCGATCAACACGACAAAAGCACGTCCAATCGAATCTCCGGCGCCGGGCGTTATGGCCCGTAAATCGGTATTCGAGCCTATGCAAACGGGAATTAAAGCGATTGACGCCATGATACCGATCGGCCGCGGCCAGCGGGAACTTATCATCGGTGACCGTCAAACGGGTAAGACACAAATCGCTATCGATACGATCGTTAACCAGAAGGGCAACGGAGTAATTTGCATTTATGTTGCAATCGGTCAGAAGCAGTCGACCGTTCGCGGCGTTGTTGAATCGCTTCGCAAACAAGGTGCCCTTGATTATACCATCATCGTGACCGCGAGCGCGTCCGAGCCGTCCCCATTGCTGTACATTGCGCCATATACGGGCTGTTCAATGGGCGAGTACTTCATGTACAACGGCAAACACGTGCTTGTCATTTACGACGATCTCTCGAAACAGGCCGCGGCTTACCGCGAGCTGTCATTGCTGCTCCGTCGTCCTCCGGGCCGGGAAGCTTACCCGGGCGACGTATTCTACCTGCACTCCCGTCTGCTTGAGCGTGCAGCCAAGCTGAATGACGAGCTCGGCGGCGGATCGCTTACTGCACTGCCGTTCATCGAGACTCAGGCTGGAGATATTTCCGCATATATTCCGACCAACGTAATTTCCATTACGGACGGTCAGATTTTCCTTGAGTCCGATTTGTTCTACTCTGGTCAACGTCCGGCGGTTAACGTCGGTAACTCCGTTTCCCGTGTCGGCAGCTCGGCTCAAATCAAAGCTATGAAAAAGGTTGCGGGAACGCTGAAGCTTGATTTGGCCCAATACCGCGAGCTGGCGGCGTTCGCCCAATTCGGCTCTGACCTTGATAAAGTGACTCAATCCCGTTTGAACCGCGGTGAGAGAACGCTTGAGATTCTGAAGCAGGGCGTTAACCAGCCGCTGCCGGTAGAGCGCCAGGTCGTTTCTTTATACACCGTGACAAAAGGCCATGTTGACGATATTCCTGTACAGGATATCCGTCGTTTCGAAGCGGAATTCCTTGCTTACGTAGATGCGAACAAGCCGGAAGTTTTCACTTCCATCCGGGATACTAAAGATTTGACTTCCGACAACGAGAAAGTACTTGTTGAAGCAATCAACACATTCAAAAAAGGCTTTGCTGTATCGGCTTAA
- the atpG gene encoding ATP synthase F1 subunit gamma, whose protein sequence is MAKGMREIKRQIKSKQNMKQITKAMEMVAAAKLRRSQDAAVAARPYTDKIKEVVASIASGSGGEVKHPMLRSREIKRTAYLVITSDRGLAGGYNVNVLRKVATALQENHKSASEYDIFVIGRKGRDYFKRRNISISEETTGLSDSPKFGDIKSIAASAVKGFETGAYDELYIVYNQFLNAITQIPVMKRLLPLDQEQLTGGKANYEYEPSPEKVLDVLLPKYAETVIYSAILEGKASEFGARMTAMGNATKNATKMIANLTLTYNRARQAAITQEIAEIVGGANAQQ, encoded by the coding sequence TTGGCTAAGGGAATGCGCGAAATCAAACGCCAGATCAAAAGCAAGCAGAACATGAAGCAGATTACGAAAGCGATGGAAATGGTCGCGGCAGCAAAGCTCAGACGGTCGCAGGATGCCGCAGTAGCAGCGAGACCATATACCGATAAGATTAAAGAAGTGGTGGCGAGCATTGCGTCCGGTTCAGGCGGCGAGGTTAAACATCCGATGCTGAGAAGCCGCGAAATCAAGCGGACGGCATATCTGGTCATTACTTCAGACCGGGGACTTGCCGGCGGATATAATGTTAACGTGCTTCGTAAAGTAGCGACTGCGCTGCAGGAGAATCATAAGTCAGCCAGTGAATACGATATATTCGTCATCGGACGAAAAGGCCGTGATTATTTCAAACGACGCAATATTTCCATTTCGGAAGAAACGACCGGGCTATCGGACTCTCCGAAATTTGGCGACATTAAATCAATTGCGGCATCAGCGGTGAAGGGCTTCGAAACCGGCGCTTACGATGAGCTTTACATTGTGTATAACCAGTTTCTCAATGCCATCACCCAGATTCCCGTCATGAAACGTCTGCTCCCGCTCGATCAGGAACAATTAACCGGAGGAAAAGCTAATTACGAGTATGAGCCTTCACCGGAAAAGGTCTTGGATGTTTTACTCCCGAAATATGCGGAAACGGTTATTTACAGCGCCATTCTGGAGGGTAAAGCAAGCGAGTTCGGAGCACGGATGACAGCTATGGGGAACGCGACGAAGAACGCGACGAAGATGATCGCGAACTTGACGCTTACCTACAACCGCGCGCGGCAAGCTGCCATCACACAGGAAATTGCGGAAATTGTCGGCGGAGCGAACGCTCAGCAGTAA
- a CDS encoding TIGR01440 family protein has product MSVMLRLDGLASDVEKVVRELAAAAGLQAKQLLVVGVSTSEVLGERIGTSGTLESAEAIYAGIDAVRREIGFYPVFQCCEHLNRALVMEREAAERYGLELVSAIPMPRAGGSMAAYAYRHLTDACLTETVQAHAGIDIGDTFIGMHLRRVAVPVRPSIRSIGAAHLTMAYTRPKLIGGIRAVYTPEEAGIYAADGTAGIKPGTPEAPGGTCE; this is encoded by the coding sequence ATGAGCGTAATGCTGAGATTGGACGGTCTGGCAAGCGATGTCGAGAAGGTTGTCCGCGAGCTGGCTGCCGCAGCCGGACTTCAGGCGAAGCAGCTGCTTGTCGTCGGCGTGAGCACGAGCGAGGTTCTGGGAGAAAGAATCGGAACGTCCGGTACGCTTGAGTCGGCAGAAGCGATTTATGCCGGTATCGATGCCGTGAGGCGGGAAATCGGGTTTTACCCGGTCTTTCAATGCTGCGAACATCTCAACCGGGCGCTCGTCATGGAACGGGAGGCAGCCGAGCGGTATGGGCTTGAGCTTGTATCCGCCATTCCGATGCCCAGGGCGGGCGGTTCAATGGCCGCATACGCATACAGGCACCTTACTGACGCATGCTTGACCGAGACGGTTCAGGCGCATGCCGGCATCGATATCGGCGACACATTCATCGGCATGCATTTGCGGCGCGTAGCGGTTCCGGTGCGGCCGTCGATTCGTTCAATCGGCGCAGCACATCTGACCATGGCTTATACCAGACCCAAGCTCATCGGCGGCATCCGGGCCGTTTATACGCCGGAGGAGGCGGGTATTTACGCCGCTGACGGTACAGCGGGCATTAAGCCGGGCACTCCGGAGGCCCCGGGCGGCACATGCGAATAG
- a CDS encoding AtpZ/AtpI family protein codes for MNKKGMGDNPWRAAGLVGAMGLNFAICIFLGYFVGNLIGESQGWIIGGVLVGLAAGILSCVLLVKVVLEDTDE; via the coding sequence ATGAATAAAAAAGGTATGGGAGACAACCCGTGGCGGGCCGCAGGGCTGGTAGGCGCAATGGGTCTCAACTTCGCAATTTGCATTTTCTTGGGCTATTTTGTCGGCAATTTAATCGGCGAATCGCAAGGCTGGATAATCGGCGGAGTGCTCGTTGGCTTGGCCGCAGGTATTCTGTCCTGCGTCTTGTTGGTTAAGGTCGTATTGGAGGACACCGATGAATGA
- the atpF gene encoding F0F1 ATP synthase subunit B yields MGFVWESTVFTIVAFALLYWLLSKYAFGPLLGIMEQRKQMIQDQIKSAEDSRKQAAEHLEEQKQALQQARKEAYDIIEQAKLTSSKQADDIMQTAKSEANRLKDEAVKDIESEKNKAIAALRSQVGGMSVMIASKIIEKQIDEKSQEQLVDQYLKEVGSK; encoded by the coding sequence ATGGGTTTTGTATGGGAATCGACTGTATTTACAATTGTTGCATTCGCTTTGTTGTACTGGCTGCTTAGCAAATATGCATTCGGACCGCTGCTTGGTATTATGGAGCAGCGCAAACAGATGATTCAAGATCAAATAAAGTCGGCCGAAGACAGCCGTAAACAAGCCGCTGAGCACCTTGAAGAGCAGAAGCAGGCACTGCAGCAAGCTCGTAAAGAAGCATATGACATCATAGAGCAAGCGAAACTGACCAGCTCCAAGCAAGCGGATGATATTATGCAAACTGCTAAATCCGAAGCTAACCGTTTGAAAGACGAAGCGGTCAAAGATATCGAGAGCGAGAAGAATAAAGCGATTGCTGCACTGCGCAGCCAGGTTGGCGGCATGTCCGTCATGATCGCTTCCAAGATCATCGAGAAGCAAATCGATGAGAAATCGCAAGAGCAGCTCGTTGACCAATACTTGAAAGAGGTTGGAAGCAAATGA
- the upp gene encoding uracil phosphoribosyltransferase: MGKLTICDHPLIQHKLTHIRDKETNTKDFRELVDEVATLMAYEITRDIPLELVTVSTPVTEAVGKVISGRMLGLIPVLRAGLGMVDGMLKLIPSAKVGHIGLYRDPETLEPIEYYVNLPSDATERMLIVIDPMLATGGSACAAIETLKKRGCTQIKLMCLIAAPEGVEAINKEHPDVDIYLAALDERLNDHGYIVPGLGDAGDRMYGTK; this comes from the coding sequence ATGGGCAAATTGACGATTTGCGACCATCCGCTAATTCAGCATAAGCTGACACATATTCGAGACAAAGAAACCAACACGAAGGATTTTCGCGAGCTGGTAGATGAAGTGGCAACGTTGATGGCCTATGAAATAACAAGGGATATTCCCCTTGAATTGGTGACGGTTTCAACCCCTGTCACCGAAGCAGTCGGAAAAGTGATTTCGGGACGGATGCTCGGCCTTATTCCCGTACTGCGTGCGGGGCTTGGGATGGTTGACGGTATGCTTAAGCTGATTCCGTCTGCCAAGGTCGGGCATATCGGCCTTTACCGGGATCCGGAAACGCTCGAACCGATTGAATATTATGTCAACCTCCCTTCCGACGCCACTGAGAGGATGCTGATCGTCATCGACCCGATGCTCGCAACCGGGGGTTCCGCCTGTGCGGCCATCGAGACGTTGAAGAAGCGCGGGTGCACCCAGATCAAGCTGATGTGCCTGATCGCCGCGCCTGAAGGCGTCGAGGCAATTAACAAGGAGCATCCCGATGTGGACATTTATCTGGCGGCGCTTGATGAGCGGCTTAATGACCATGGCTATATTGTACCGGGACTCGGCGACGCGGGCGACCGCATGTACGGAACCAAGTAG
- the atpE gene encoding F0F1 ATP synthase subunit C — MEFLAAALAIGLGALGAGIGNGLIVSKTVEGISRQPELRGTLQTTMFIGVGIVEVVPIIGVVIGFLIYFGAGA, encoded by the coding sequence ATGGAATTTTTGGCAGCAGCTTTGGCAATTGGTTTAGGTGCTTTAGGCGCAGGTATCGGTAACGGTCTTATCGTAAGTAAAACAGTAGAGGGTATCTCCCGTCAACCTGAGCTTCGCGGTACGCTTCAAACAACGATGTTTATCGGTGTCGGTATCGTCGAGGTTGTTCCGATTATCGGCGTTGTTATCGGTTTCCTTATCTATTTCGGAGCTGGAGCTTAA
- a CDS encoding low molecular weight protein arginine phosphatase — protein sequence MKRILFVCTGNTCRSPMAEAMLRKLARERGREIEVRSAGVSTVDGLPVSLHAVRVLKHRNVPVSGYSTALDGGSVIWADLILTMTTTHKRDLLQRFPQAVDKTYTLKEFVGSDKTVIDDISELEALYSEWQMKQALGQQLSSEERSRLIELEQRIPSFDIADPFGGSIDMYEHSAAEIEDALLKLLDKLERS from the coding sequence TTGAAACGGATTTTATTCGTCTGCACCGGCAATACGTGCCGTTCGCCAATGGCTGAAGCGATGCTGCGGAAGCTGGCCAGAGAACGGGGCCGGGAGATTGAGGTGCGTTCGGCCGGTGTTTCGACCGTCGACGGACTGCCTGTTTCCTTGCACGCGGTGAGGGTGCTGAAGCACCGGAACGTTCCTGTCTCAGGCTATTCGACTGCGCTCGATGGCGGCTCAGTGATCTGGGCTGACTTGATCTTGACCATGACGACCACTCATAAAAGGGACCTGCTCCAGCGTTTCCCCCAGGCTGTGGATAAAACCTACACACTTAAGGAATTCGTAGGCAGCGACAAAACCGTTATTGACGATATTTCCGAACTGGAGGCACTCTACAGCGAGTGGCAGATGAAGCAGGCGCTCGGACAGCAGCTTTCAAGCGAAGAGCGGAGCCGTCTGATTGAACTCGAGCAGCGTATTCCCAGCTTTGACATCGCCGATCCGTTCGGCGGTTCAATCGACATGTACGAGCACAGTGCCGCTGAAATCGAGGATGCACTGCTGAAGCTGCTGGACAAGCTGGAACGGTCATAA
- the rpiB gene encoding ribose 5-phosphate isomerase B — MKIAIGADHGGYRLKEELVAVIRSLGHEIEDFGCSCEQSVDYPDYAIPVCERVAGGQADRGILICGTGIGMSIAANKVPGIRCALVHDMFSAKATREHNDTNVLAMGERVVGPGVAQEIVRIWLETPFSHAERHVGRVGKVMQLEAKYAIHP; from the coding sequence ATGAAAATCGCCATCGGCGCCGATCACGGCGGCTACCGCTTGAAAGAAGAGCTCGTTGCGGTCATCCGTTCGCTCGGTCACGAAATCGAGGATTTCGGCTGCAGCTGCGAGCAGTCGGTAGATTACCCGGATTATGCGATTCCGGTTTGCGAAAGAGTTGCAGGGGGGCAGGCCGACCGCGGCATTCTTATTTGCGGGACGGGCATCGGCATGTCGATTGCCGCCAACAAGGTTCCCGGCATCCGCTGTGCGCTGGTCCACGATATGTTCTCGGCTAAAGCGACGCGCGAGCATAACGATACGAACGTTCTGGCCATGGGGGAACGGGTTGTCGGTCCGGGCGTTGCGCAGGAGATTGTGCGCATCTGGCTCGAGACGCCGTTCTCGCATGCTGAACGTCATGTCGGACGCGTCGGCAAAGTAATGCAGCTGGAAGCCAAATATGCCATTCATCCTTAA